In one Microbacterium invictum genomic region, the following are encoded:
- a CDS encoding sugar ABC transporter substrate-binding protein has translation MRNRIRAFAVLTVAGALALAGCAGGSGSGGGGGDAGGGGDEPLRVVAFTSGNQTPIGAWWVKAVEEQADELGWELTMVQGDFDFQKMNPAVESAIGQGADLVYNGYTDVASIGSIVTAVKDAGIPMFAIDAGVEPTDAYALNITTDQQGIVDQTMGAISDAIGGLEGKNIMVIGHDPHAGIRTRAALAAEAVEAGGATLAGGEIQQVVSPATGRTEALALVADYLSANPDGLDAVWVGWDDAALGAVQAVTEAGADVAVTGVDATSEAIAAVKAGTMLATVEQPWPLINDAVLEAIAQWRSSGSAPSNFEEEATTLVTTENADDITPSDQLG, from the coding sequence GTGCGTAACAGAATCAGGGCATTCGCAGTCCTCACCGTGGCCGGCGCCCTCGCGCTCGCCGGATGCGCCGGGGGATCCGGCTCGGGCGGAGGCGGAGGTGACGCCGGAGGCGGCGGCGACGAGCCGCTGCGCGTCGTGGCCTTCACCTCCGGCAACCAGACGCCCATCGGCGCCTGGTGGGTCAAGGCGGTGGAGGAGCAGGCCGATGAGCTCGGCTGGGAGCTCACCATGGTGCAGGGCGACTTCGACTTCCAGAAGATGAACCCCGCCGTCGAGAGCGCGATCGGACAGGGCGCCGACCTCGTGTACAACGGCTACACCGACGTCGCCTCGATCGGTTCGATCGTGACCGCGGTGAAGGATGCCGGCATCCCGATGTTCGCCATCGACGCCGGCGTCGAGCCCACCGACGCCTACGCGCTGAACATCACCACCGATCAGCAGGGCATCGTCGACCAGACCATGGGCGCGATCTCCGACGCCATCGGCGGTCTCGAGGGCAAGAACATCATGGTGATCGGGCACGACCCGCACGCCGGCATCCGCACCCGTGCCGCGCTCGCCGCCGAAGCGGTCGAGGCCGGCGGCGCCACGCTCGCCGGTGGCGAGATCCAGCAGGTCGTGTCGCCGGCCACCGGTCGCACCGAGGCGCTGGCCCTCGTCGCCGACTACCTGTCGGCGAACCCCGACGGCCTCGACGCCGTCTGGGTCGGCTGGGATGACGCGGCTCTGGGTGCCGTGCAGGCCGTCACCGAAGCCGGCGCCGACGTCGCCGTCACGGGCGTGGATGCCACGAGCGAGGCCATCGCGGCGGTGAAGGCCGGCACGATGCTCGCCACGGTCGAGCAGCCGTGGCCGCTGATCAACGATGCCGTCCTGGAGGCGATCGCCCAGTGGCGCTCGTCGGG
- a CDS encoding ABC transporter permease — MTTTEKERTGAVMVAGHARNVGTRLMQGGTVVALVLLVVFFFAMRPDVFLTFTNVRNILYQVSILAIIAGAQTLVMVVGDFDLSVAATSALAGAVAASLMLQGVPVMPAIAIALFVGLLIGMINGALVAFLNLSAFVATLATMTSVIGLAFLVTQGTTLFNLPPEFNALGQGRFLEIPLPVFIAIAISAVLWFILRYTTLGRRWYAIGGNAEVSRLSGVNVKRARFLAFSAAGLVAAIGGVLLAARLGSASAIQGEDNLMFSVAAVFLGMTIVRSGAANIVGTMVGVAIIGVMSNGLNILGVNAYVQQVVTGIIIIAAVTLSSFKNRER, encoded by the coding sequence ATGACCACCACGGAAAAGGAACGCACCGGCGCGGTGATGGTGGCCGGTCACGCCCGCAACGTCGGCACCCGGCTCATGCAGGGCGGCACCGTCGTCGCCCTCGTGCTCCTGGTCGTCTTCTTCTTCGCCATGCGGCCCGACGTCTTCCTGACCTTCACCAACGTCCGCAACATCCTCTACCAGGTGTCGATCCTGGCGATCATCGCCGGAGCGCAGACCCTCGTCATGGTCGTCGGCGACTTCGACCTCTCGGTCGCGGCGACCTCGGCGCTCGCGGGCGCCGTCGCGGCATCCCTCATGCTCCAGGGTGTGCCGGTCATGCCGGCCATCGCGATCGCGCTCTTCGTGGGCCTGCTCATCGGCATGATCAACGGGGCGCTGGTGGCGTTCCTGAACCTCTCGGCGTTCGTGGCGACACTGGCGACGATGACCTCCGTCATCGGGCTCGCCTTCCTCGTGACCCAGGGCACGACGCTGTTCAACCTGCCTCCGGAGTTCAACGCCCTCGGCCAGGGACGGTTCCTCGAGATCCCCCTGCCGGTCTTCATCGCCATCGCGATCTCGGCGGTGCTGTGGTTCATCCTGCGCTACACCACGCTCGGTCGTCGCTGGTACGCGATCGGCGGCAACGCCGAGGTCTCGCGGCTGTCGGGCGTGAACGTCAAGCGGGCACGATTCCTGGCCTTCTCGGCGGCGGGCCTCGTCGCCGCCATCGGCGGAGTGCTCCTGGCTGCGCGGCTCGGAAGCGCCAGCGCCATCCAGGGCGAGGACAACCTCATGTTCTCGGTCGCCGCCGTCTTCCTCGGCATGACGATCGTCCGCTCGGGCGCCGCCAACATCGTCGGAACGATGGTCGGCGTCGCGATCATCGGCGTCATGAGCAACGGCCTGAACATCCTGGGCGTCAACGCGTACGTCCAGCAGGTCGTCACCGGCATCATCATCATCGCCGCGGTCACCCTCAGCTCGTTCAAGAACCGAGAACGCTAG
- a CDS encoding sugar ABC transporter ATP-binding protein, with protein sequence MTTVEERPQTVGTPTPTLQVEGIVKRFEGVHALSGARLEVRPGEIHALLGENGAGKSTLIKIITGIHEPDAGSIRLNDEDVHFASVRAANRAGIVALYQELSIVPSISVAENILLGEETPSMAGVVRWAQLRRRAKEQLQRINQKIPLGRLAGELSPVQQTMVAFARALATDARVLILDEPTASLTDTEIRDLFAVLRSLRDEGVSIVYVSHRLEEVFELCDRLTIMRNGETIITKPVAESHIDEVISLMVGRSPDALYPDRGTTTATPVMTVTGLSGRRVSDVSLTVHAGEVLGIGGLAGSGRSELLRLMAGAQRHTAGEIAVGEKTLPRRGGVGRALEAGIALVPEERRSQGVILGASIQDNITLANLGTVSSAGYVAGNRVSDIAKRGMADLRIKARSPRQPVGELSGGNQQKVVLAKMLARNPRVLLMDEPTRGIDVGTKAEIYRLIRQLAAQGTAVIAVSSELPELIGMSDRILILHEGRVSCEVPAEGADDEILLSYCYGKAV encoded by the coding sequence ATGACGACCGTGGAAGAACGTCCGCAGACAGTGGGAACCCCCACGCCGACCCTCCAGGTGGAGGGGATCGTGAAGCGCTTCGAGGGCGTGCACGCCCTCAGCGGCGCGCGGCTCGAGGTGCGGCCCGGCGAGATCCACGCCCTCCTCGGCGAGAACGGTGCCGGCAAATCGACCCTCATCAAGATCATCACCGGCATCCACGAGCCCGATGCGGGGTCGATCCGGTTGAACGACGAGGACGTGCACTTCGCCAGCGTCCGCGCCGCGAACCGAGCCGGCATCGTCGCCCTGTACCAGGAGCTGTCGATCGTCCCCTCGATCAGCGTCGCCGAGAACATCCTGCTCGGGGAGGAGACCCCGAGCATGGCCGGCGTGGTGCGCTGGGCGCAGCTGCGCCGCCGCGCGAAGGAGCAGCTCCAGCGCATCAACCAGAAGATCCCGCTCGGCAGGCTCGCCGGCGAGCTCTCTCCCGTGCAGCAGACCATGGTCGCCTTCGCCCGGGCCCTGGCCACCGATGCGCGGGTGCTGATCCTCGACGAGCCGACCGCGTCGCTGACCGACACCGAGATCCGCGACCTGTTCGCCGTCCTGCGGTCGCTGCGCGACGAGGGGGTGTCGATCGTCTACGTCTCCCACCGCCTCGAAGAGGTCTTCGAGCTCTGCGACCGGCTGACGATCATGCGCAACGGCGAGACGATCATCACCAAGCCCGTCGCCGAGTCCCATATCGACGAGGTCATCTCCCTCATGGTGGGGCGTTCCCCCGACGCCCTCTACCCCGACCGGGGGACGACGACGGCGACGCCCGTCATGACGGTGACGGGGCTCAGCGGCCGGCGGGTGTCGGACGTCTCCCTCACCGTCCACGCCGGCGAGGTGCTCGGGATCGGCGGGCTCGCCGGCTCGGGCCGCAGCGAGCTGCTGCGCCTCATGGCCGGCGCGCAGCGCCACACCGCCGGCGAGATCGCCGTCGGCGAGAAGACCCTGCCCCGGCGGGGCGGGGTCGGGCGCGCTCTCGAGGCGGGCATCGCGCTCGTCCCCGAAGAGCGCCGGAGCCAGGGTGTCATCCTCGGCGCCTCGATCCAGGACAACATCACCCTCGCCAATCTCGGCACCGTCAGCTCCGCCGGCTACGTCGCCGGCAACCGCGTCTCCGACATCGCCAAGCGCGGTATGGCCGACCTCCGCATCAAGGCACGAAGCCCGCGCCAGCCCGTCGGCGAGCTCTCGGGCGGCAACCAGCAGAAGGTCGTGCTCGCCAAGATGCTCGCCCGGAACCCCCGGGTGCTCCTGATGGACGAACCCACCCGCGGTATCGACGTGGGGACCAAGGCGGAGATCTACCGGCTGATCCGCCAGCTCGCCGCGCAGGGCACCGCTGTCATCGCCGTGAGCTCCGAGCTCCCGGAACTCATCGGCATGAGCGACCGCATCCTCATCCTCCACGAAGGTCGCGTCTCGTGCGAGGTCCCCGCCGAGGGCGCCGACGACGAGATCCTCCTGTCCTACTGCTACGGAAAGGCGGTCTGA
- a CDS encoding zinc-dependent alcohol dehydrogenase produces MKTVAVTRVGNLRAEDADERGLIGLADFPAQPLGPEDVRIRVAYAGICGSDPHVAEGYFGTEVPIGLGHEISGVVEALGERAHRTGLGVGDRVAGNFLRFCGTCLPCRDGRQQFCEFIQEYNRPGMAETVTWHESQVYRLPDDVSLRQGALLEPVSVAVRIADKTRLRVGDRVVVCGGGPIGQLALQVLKLHGATSLTMIEPIAERREMALRGGADHVIDPLAEDQGARAEEITGGRGFDVVIDASGSTRAVPGLLDLAAHGATVIYGAMYPADYELPLNLSSFLYLKELTLTGVFVSPYAFPRAVQLLPHLRLDDFTRAVYDLDDAVAAFAEHLSGRHPKVLIRCNDIPDGS; encoded by the coding sequence ATGAAGACGGTCGCCGTCACCCGCGTGGGGAACCTTCGCGCCGAGGATGCCGACGAGCGCGGCCTCATCGGTCTCGCCGACTTCCCCGCCCAGCCGCTCGGCCCCGAGGACGTCCGGATCCGCGTCGCCTACGCCGGGATCTGCGGGTCGGACCCGCACGTGGCGGAGGGCTACTTCGGCACCGAGGTGCCGATCGGACTCGGCCACGAGATCTCCGGCGTCGTCGAGGCGCTCGGCGAGCGGGCGCACCGGACAGGGCTCGGCGTGGGTGACCGCGTCGCGGGCAACTTCCTCCGCTTCTGCGGCACGTGTCTGCCCTGCCGCGACGGCCGGCAGCAGTTCTGCGAATTCATCCAGGAGTACAACCGGCCCGGGATGGCCGAGACGGTCACCTGGCACGAGTCACAGGTCTACCGCCTGCCGGACGACGTGAGTCTCCGACAGGGCGCGCTGCTCGAGCCGGTGTCGGTGGCGGTGCGCATCGCCGACAAGACCCGGCTGCGAGTCGGCGATCGGGTCGTCGTCTGCGGCGGCGGGCCGATCGGCCAGCTGGCCCTGCAGGTGCTGAAGCTCCACGGTGCCACATCGCTGACGATGATCGAGCCGATCGCTGAGCGACGAGAGATGGCCCTCCGTGGCGGCGCCGACCACGTCATCGACCCTCTCGCCGAGGATCAGGGCGCCCGGGCCGAGGAGATCACGGGCGGACGAGGCTTCGACGTCGTCATCGACGCGTCGGGCTCGACCCGCGCGGTTCCCGGCCTGCTCGACCTCGCCGCCCACGGGGCCACGGTGATCTACGGCGCGATGTACCCGGCCGACTACGAGCTGCCCCTCAACCTCTCGTCCTTCCTCTACCTCAAGGAGCTCACCCTCACCGGCGTGTTCGTCTCTCCCTACGCCTTCCCGCGCGCCGTGCAGCTGCTGCCGCACCTGCGGCTCGACGATTTCACTCGGGCGGTCTACGACCTCGACGACGCCGTCGCCGCCTTCGCAGAACACCTGAGTGGACGTCACCCGAAGGTCCTCATCCGGTGCAACGACATCCCCGACGGGAGCTGA